The Deinococcus malanensis sequence CGCCTCCTGGGGCGTCCTGGGCCACGAGCCCGGCTCGCCGCGGCCTTACGCCATCTCGCTGACCGGGTCGATCTCTATCCTGTTCCTCTCCACACTTCCAACAGACCTGTGCGGTAACTACGGATAACGAAGCCATGGGGCAACTACAGCTTGTGCAGGCCTTTCGGGAGTTCCAGGTGGCCATGGCACCGGAGCTCACCGCTCCCGCGCACCATTGAGGAGGCACCGGTTCTCCCATCCTCAACCGCGATATTGTCAGGCGCTGAGGCTGGGTTCACGCCTCAACAGTCGCCCCCGGTGGGACGCACACCCGGCCCTGTGTGCACTCCATGCGACTCAGACGCCAGGCGAGCAGACCAGCGAGGAGGGTCAGGATCGCCGCAAGGGTAAGCATGGGAACAGGCGCCACGCGGTTCCCGAGCAGTGCAGCGCCCCCCGTAGTCAACACGCCCATCAGCGACATCGTGGTACTCAGTGCCCCGGACACCCGGCCCCGCAAGGCCGCAGGCGTCCCGAGTTGCAACAGCGTGGACGACGCGACATTGGCGACGACCATCGGGAGGCCGAGCAACGCACCCAGGAAGAAGACCGGTGCCAAACTGGTCTGTCGGTACATCAGGAACATGATGATGCCGACCAGGAGAGTGCCAAGCGCCACTGTGCGCCCCAGAGCCACACGCGGAACGATCCGCGTCGCGATCAGGCTGCCACAGAGCGTTCCGGCACCGATCAACGTGCTGAGCACCCCAACGTCGGCCGGTGAGGCCCGCAGGACACTCTGCAGGTACGGCGTGTAGTACGGATCGATCAAGGTGCCCCCCAGGCTGGTGAGCGCCCCCGTGAGGAACAGGGTGCGGATGAGAGGCTGCTGCATTATCCAGCTGAGGCCCTCCCGCCCCTCCGAGTACAGGGATCGCCATCCGCTCCGCAGGGTCGAGCTCGCGTTCTCACTCGCCAGCCGATGGCTTGCAGACCGGGGCAATCTGGCGAAGCACAGCGCCGCCAGGACGAAACTCAAGGCGTCCACCCACACCACGGTCCGCAGGCCACCAGTACTCACGAGCAGGCCGCCCATAACCGGACCGAGCAGACGCGCACTGGTATGCCCCACCGAGAGCAGGGCGGTGGCGCGCGCGAGTTGAGCCTCGCCAACGAGCTCAGGCAGGAGAGCCGTAGCAGCCGGCAGAGCAAGCAGGTTCAAGGTACGCACCGCGAAGATCACGCCCATCAACAGCCCGATCTGCGAAGAACCGGCCAGGAGCAGCAGGATGATGAGACCCTGGAGAAGTTGTGCGCCGATCAGCGTTGTCCTACGATCCCAGCGGTCCGCGAGCACGCCGGCAAGTGACCCGAACAACAGGCCCGGAAGGTACCCGGTCATTGCCAGCAGAGCTGTCGAAGTCAGGGACTGCGTCTGCTGAAACACCAGGTAAGGCAGCATGACGCCGAGGGCTCGGTCGCCCATGACGGTGATGGCCTCCCCGAGCCACAGCCAGGCAAATGGAGCGGCCAGGCGCGGGGCCGGGTCGTAGGGCGCGTACCGTGTGGGGAAAGCCATATGGCCAGCGTGGGCTTTACCCTGGTGAACATGGCACCCCAAAATTCACCTAGGTTCCCGGAGGGTGCCGGACCAGTCTGGCAGCGTCTGGATGACCCGGCCGCGGCGCGGGTACTGGCTGACGCGTACACGCGGCAGTTCTTTCAG is a genomic window containing:
- a CDS encoding MFS transporter, whose product is MAFPTRYAPYDPAPRLAAPFAWLWLGEAITVMGDRALGVMLPYLVFQQTQSLTSTALLAMTGYLPGLLFGSLAGVLADRWDRRTTLIGAQLLQGLIILLLLAGSSQIGLLMGVIFAVRTLNLLALPAATALLPELVGEAQLARATALLSVGHTSARLLGPVMGGLLVSTGGLRTVVWVDALSFVLAALCFARLPRSASHRLASENASSTLRSGWRSLYSEGREGLSWIMQQPLIRTLFLTGALTSLGGTLIDPYYTPYLQSVLRASPADVGVLSTLIGAGTLCGSLIATRIVPRVALGRTVALGTLLVGIIMFLMYRQTSLAPVFFLGALLGLPMVVANVASSTLLQLGTPAALRGRVSGALSTTMSLMGVLTTGGAALLGNRVAPVPMLTLAAILTLLAGLLAWRLSRMECTQGRVCVPPGATVEA